Proteins encoded together in one Amphritea japonica ATCC BAA-1530 window:
- a CDS encoding D-amino acid dehydrogenase → MHILILGSGVIGVTSAWYLAKQGHQVTVVDRQSSPAMETSFANAGQISPGYSAPWAAPGVPLKAVKWMMQDLAPLMVNPKINANTLKWMTKMLTNCNQSSYHTNKARMMRLAEYSRDCFKDLRSQLDIDYDSRTNGTLQVFRTQKQVDAAAKDISVLEECGVDYEVLDQAGCVEREPALGHVRDKIVGGLRLPGDETGDCFKFTNALAEECKKLGVEFKFDTDIEGLISDDTQIVGVKTKQGTLTADRYLMCLGSYSTLLLANVGVVIPVYPIKGYSLTLPIIDESKAPVSTIMDETYKVAVTRFEDRIRVGGTAEITSYDTSLMEKRRKNVEFTVSDLFPGGGDIEQAEFWTGLRPMTPDGTPVLGGSRYANLYMNTGHGTLGWTMSLGSGKFVADVISGNTTDIDPEGLSVTRYGHK, encoded by the coding sequence ATGCATATTTTGATTTTGGGTAGCGGTGTTATCGGCGTAACCAGCGCCTGGTATCTGGCTAAGCAGGGCCACCAGGTGACTGTTGTCGATCGGCAGAGTTCGCCGGCAATGGAGACCAGTTTTGCTAATGCCGGTCAAATCTCACCGGGTTATTCTGCTCCCTGGGCAGCCCCTGGTGTACCGCTGAAAGCGGTGAAGTGGATGATGCAGGACCTGGCACCACTGATGGTTAATCCCAAGATTAATGCAAATACGCTTAAGTGGATGACGAAGATGCTGACCAACTGTAATCAGTCTTCATACCATACTAACAAAGCGCGCATGATGCGTCTGGCTGAGTATAGCCGTGATTGTTTCAAAGATCTCCGTTCTCAGTTAGATATTGATTATGACTCGCGTACCAATGGCACTCTGCAGGTTTTTCGTACGCAGAAGCAGGTTGATGCGGCAGCTAAAGATATCTCGGTGCTGGAAGAGTGCGGTGTTGATTATGAAGTTTTAGATCAAGCGGGCTGTGTTGAGCGTGAACCTGCTCTGGGGCATGTCAGAGATAAAATTGTCGGAGGTTTACGCCTGCCAGGTGATGAAACGGGTGATTGCTTTAAGTTTACTAATGCTCTGGCAGAAGAGTGTAAGAAACTAGGGGTCGAGTTTAAGTTTGATACTGATATTGAAGGGTTGATCAGCGACGACACCCAAATAGTTGGGGTGAAAACAAAGCAGGGTACTTTGACAGCTGATCGTTATCTGATGTGCCTCGGTAGTTATTCCACTTTGCTATTGGCAAATGTGGGGGTTGTTATCCCTGTATATCCTATTAAAGGTTATTCCCTGACGCTGCCTATCATTGATGAGAGCAAAGCACCGGTGTCTACGATTATGGATGAAACCTATAAGGTGGCGGTCACCCGTTTTGAAGACCGTATCCGGGTGGGTGGTACTGCTGAGATAACATCATACGATACATCCTTAATGGAAAAGCGTCGTAAGAATGTTGAGTTTACGGTTTCGGATCTGTTTCCGGGGGGTGGTGATATCGAACAAGCTGAGTTCTGGACCGGATTACGTCCAATGACGCCCGATGGTACGCCGGTTCTGGGTGGCTCTCGCTATGCAAATTTATATATGAATACCGGTCACGGTACGTTGGGTTGGACGATGTCTCTGGGCTCCGGCAAGTTTGTTGCGGATGTGATCAGCGGCAATACTACCGATATCGACCCAGAAGGGCTTTCCGTTACCCGTTACGGCCATAAGTAA
- a CDS encoding Lrp/AsnC ligand binding domain-containing protein: MNTKHKRKLDKIDLNILKTLQENGRISYVELADIVGLSTTPCMERVKRLEKDGLIQGYYARIDPQAMGYGMLVFVEISLSYQSPDAFQKFNLAVASLPYVLECHLVSGDADFLIKARIADMSEYRALLGEMLLTLPGVKNSKSYIVMEEVKESLSLPINPNQPRS; this comes from the coding sequence ATGAATACTAAACATAAACGCAAACTTGATAAGATCGACCTGAATATCCTGAAGACGCTCCAGGAAAATGGTCGCATCAGCTATGTAGAACTGGCCGATATCGTTGGACTAAGCACAACCCCTTGTATGGAGCGAGTGAAACGCCTTGAGAAAGATGGCCTTATCCAGGGCTACTATGCACGTATTGACCCGCAAGCGATGGGCTATGGCATGCTGGTATTTGTCGAGATTTCCCTCTCTTACCAGTCACCCGACGCTTTCCAGAAATTCAATCTGGCTGTAGCTTCATTACCCTATGTACTGGAATGCCACTTGGTTTCAGGTGATGCCGACTTCCTCATCAAAGCAAGAATTGCAGACATGTCAGAATATCGGGCACTATTAGGTGAGATGCTATTAACATTGCCTGGAGTTAAAAACTCCAAGAGCTATATAGTGATGGAAGAGGTTAAAGAGTCTCTCAGCCTGCCGATTAACCCGAATCAGCCGAGAAGCTAA
- a CDS encoding LysR substrate-binding domain-containing protein — MKTFEAAARLHSFSQAASELSITPGAVSQQIKNLEQQLGVTLFTRKTRQVELTPQGGQFYETVRPALLSLNSCIGRIKRFDLEGNVRLRSIPSFVFKWLIPRLGGFQKRFPDIRIETFADGSLLDLKSRDFDIAIDYGVGDYPGLSHTLMMDEYLFPVVSPEYFSDIDWTDSGALNRVPLLHDTTPWVDADPDSEWRYWLDVSDMQTVDTSRGHYFNRGDMAIKAAVSGLGAAIARESLITEEIIRGRLIAPYEKQKCRCSYYIIYPEGALNNPRIKAVHDWLIEIGRQPG, encoded by the coding sequence ATTAAAAATCTGGAGCAGCAGTTAGGTGTGACGCTGTTTACCCGTAAAACACGTCAGGTTGAATTGACCCCTCAGGGGGGGCAGTTCTATGAGACGGTCCGGCCGGCGCTGCTGAGCCTGAATAGTTGTATTGGGCGAATAAAACGATTTGATCTTGAAGGGAATGTCAGGCTTCGTTCAATACCGTCATTTGTCTTTAAGTGGCTTATACCAAGGCTCGGCGGTTTTCAGAAACGATTCCCGGATATACGCATCGAAACTTTCGCTGACGGTAGTTTGCTTGACCTTAAAAGCCGTGATTTTGATATAGCGATAGATTATGGCGTGGGTGATTATCCTGGTCTGAGCCATACGCTCATGATGGATGAGTATCTTTTTCCTGTCGTGAGCCCGGAGTATTTTAGTGATATCGATTGGACGGATTCAGGAGCACTGAACCGTGTACCATTATTACATGATACGACCCCCTGGGTGGATGCCGACCCGGACTCTGAATGGCGTTACTGGCTGGATGTGAGTGACATGCAAACGGTTGATACCAGCCGGGGTCACTATTTTAATCGAGGTGATATGGCAATCAAGGCTGCCGTATCCGGGCTTGGCGCCGCGATTGCGCGTGAGTCGCTTATCACTGAAGAAATTATCAGGGGGCGGCTAATCGCGCCTTATGAAAAGCAAAAGTGTCGCTGTAGTTACTATATTATTTATCCTGAGGGCGCGTTGAATAATCCTCGCATAAAGGCGGTTCATGACTGGCTAATAGAGATTGGCCGCCAGCCTGGCTGA